Genomic segment of Euleptes europaea isolate rEulEur1 chromosome 6, rEulEur1.hap1, whole genome shotgun sequence:
ACAGATATTGTGTTGCATGGAAACTGCAGTGCATATGAATATGCAATTGAAGGATTACATTGACTAGTTTTAGACTTGTGTCTGTGTTCTAACACTACACTGGCAAAGTCATCTCAATTTTTGTCACTGTTGCTTATGGCTCTTCCAATGATAAAAGTAAAATTGAATCACAGTAACAGTATCTGAGCTTGAACATGCTTGACAACTCAAGCATTTCTTTGGGTAAAGTTGCAAATTAGATGGTAATAGAATTATTTTGGCAAACAAATTCTAGTCTTCAGAAGCTGTAGGACATAGACTTGGATCTACTGGAGAAATTCTTTGCATGCGGGGGAGGGAGTTTCTGTGAAAGCCTTCTaatggatccaagccataatgTGGAACTTGAGGTTCTAGTTTAAGCAGTTCTGCCTTATACATATGTtttgtaaggtcctcaatccattggtttacaggaggtgggcatttattcGAGTGAGCCAGTCTAGGCAGAGGGGAAGACTCACTGGTCACCACTCTGTTCCCAAACATGATCCCAAATTATTTATTATCTGTCTTGCATAGAATAATCGCTGTATTTCTCTCTGGTCATGAAAGTCTTTCATTTAGCAAGGTCTTGCATTTCCTGTATGTGGCTTGCATAACTTACTGTTCTCTGAAAATAATACGTGTATTTTCAGATTGTAATCCAAAAGCGGAAGAACATTTTTGTATAACTCATTCCTTAATCTACTTGGAACTGCAACTCAGATTCGTAAATGTTCAGTTACTTATTTCTGAGCCTAATTGTTATTTAATACTTGTAGGATTGTAAAGGTACGAAGAAAGGAGAAAGTAGGAATGAACAATCCTAAAAGTCCCGACTAATTTTTGAACGTGTCCCCTGTCTGAATTACAGAACGTCCAGTTTTTCTGTCATAAAAACTGCTAAAGGAAGTAAGAGGACTCTGTTTCCTTTATGCCTGTGTTAAATTTTTAGATGACATGCATATAAACATAAGTTATAATACCAGTGGTTATTCACTGATGTTACAATTTGTGCTTGGAATCCATTCACACTCTTGCATTTTAGGCCCATGTACAGACCAAAATCAGGGAGGGATGACAATTGGAGCAGTATTTTTATCTTGGTTTTCTTCATGGTGGATAGAGGGTTAGATACACACTCCTCTTTGGAGCCCATCTTATCTACTGAGTTGTAGAGGGAACAGAAAAAAGTGTGCAAACTCTGTTCTATTCTCCAAAATGTGACGGATGCTCCCTTTTCAGCTGCACAATACAAATGAAGTTCTAGGACCATTAATTTTTCCAGCTTTAAGCAAACTAAAAATTTGTTTTTCATCACAAGTTTTCATTTTTCACTTCAGTAATTTAACCCTCAACCTACGTGTGTTTCATGTGAGCTAATGCAGACTAATAATATCACTGGATTCTGTCACTTaatattggagagccagcgtggtgtactggttaagagcagtggactctaatctggagaatttggTTCAattcccggctcctccacatgtacggtggactctaatctggagaaccagattggattccgcattccttcacatgcagcctgctgggtgaccgtgggctagtcacagttcgctgagaactctctcagcctcacctacctcacaaggtgcccgttgtggcggggggtgggggggtgggagagggaaggtgattgtaagccgctttgatactcttttcggtagagaaaagtaaTAGAGAAGGGTAATAAGAATGAGAATGTTTACATGCCATTGGGTTGGACCCAATGAATTCATGTTACAGGTCTCTCTGCCTTCCCCTTGCACCTCCTAGAAGCTGCTTCAGAGGTTTTGGGATGCTCTTGAGCATTGCAGCTCTAGAGGTAATTGGCAGGTCACCTCCCATTCTAGCATAAACAGAACAAGAAGTGGATGTGTTTGTATTTCTGCCAATTTTTCCTTCTTACTGCAGTACCTTATACCTTATGCTCTCTTTTAGAGTCTTAAATGGAATTGCTGAAATCCAATTTTAAAATGGTACTTTAACATTTTCTTTTTGCATCTCAATCTgtcaattaatttaaaaaaatgctaaatgTTTATGCATAATTTGTCTTTATGGGCCAAAGCAGGCATTATAAGAGACCCAGAGCTGCCTCCACTCTGGTTCCTTCTCCCTTGTAGTATTTAGCACAGACATGgcatgatgtgatgtcatcacacgGTGTGTCTCCTTGCCAACCAATGAtgtgaagcagcagcagagaaatgCACAGTGCAGAGACGTTACATCACACTTTGTGTTGGATGCTGTGAAAGGGAGGCATGGAGTGACAGTTGATCAGGATCGTTTGTGTCCGTCTAGTTCAGTCCTACACTGCAATGTGTATAGATTATGTAACTACACAACATTTCAAATGACAGTGCTGTTCTTTTTGGAATCAACAGTACCTGAGGGAAGGCATGTCAAGCTGCAAAGCTAAAAATAGTGACACTGCTTGATGTTCTCAGGCACTAACTGCTGCTTCTAATTAAAATGTTTGCATTATTGcctcctgattttttaaaaagcagagcaTTTAGATGAGATATGAAAACTGGCTCCTTAGAAAGTCTTTGGGAAACTGTTGTGTTATGCTGACAGTAAATAGTACACTGTGAAAAATGACAAAATATTGATGCATTTGAGACAAGAAATTAGCTGCATGTGAATAGACTTTATGTAGATCATGTATTACTTCTTTAGAACTGCTAGTTGTGGATGGCAACAGTCTACTGAATTAGGTTAGTACTGAAAGATAGGTTACTTGCTGCTAAGGTCAGGTCACACTTACAACCAGAAGATGCTATTTAATTTCAGTCCAGAGGCTAAGAACTCAGTCAATTCTGGGAGCTAGCATTGCCTCCAAGCAACTCAGCAGGGAAGGTTTGGTGTACAGAAATAAATTGGAGGTCTCTTTCAAACAATTGTTGTGCTACAAACCAGCCTTTCTCAAACTGTAGCCCCTGGGAATCTGTGAAGGTATTCCAGGAGGTCTACAAGTCCTTTGTACTGATAGAGGGTGAGTCCTTAATGTGCCATCTGGCTAACACAAAATCAAACGTCTCTGCATTTTCTAGGGTTGAGAGCAGGGAGTCTCCATCTTAAGGAAAGGAAATTGGCTTCCCAATCTTTTGAAGGGCAGGAACTCTTAGAGCTGTTGCTGCCACCTGCCTTCACCTAGCATCCAAGTCACCAATCATAAAATGGTTGATTGGTTGAGTGGATCCCATAGCTCAGCCTTAGAAACTCTTAACTAGTTGAGGAGGACCAAGGAATTACAGTTCTAAGGGAGTCATCACACTTACTTCTGGTATGAACTGGTTTTTACTCAGTTTTCCAATGCAAAGGTGGTCAGTCAAGAGTGAGAAATCCTACTCTGCATCTGTAGACAATAACCAATGGTGCTTTTCGGTTGAATACCGGAATCAAGTCTGTGTCACTGAATATTATCTAGGGCAagttattttttttgtttctttgttgttgttgtctctgTAATTATTTTGACCACTATTGTCAATTTATCTAATCTGAATTGTtatattgtggaattccctgccccaggatgtggtgatggctgccaacttggaaggctttaagaggggagtggacatgttcatggaggagaggggtattcatggccactagtaaaaccggatactagtcatgatgcatacctattctctccaggatcagaggagcatgcctattatattcagtgctgtggaacacaggcaggataatgctgctgcagttgttttgtttggagggttcctagaggtacctggttgaccattgtgtgaacagattgttggacttgatggaccttgatctgatccagcatggcgtttcttatgttcttatgaattggaAAGAATCCTGTTCAGGAACTTCTGAGGAAAGACTGTTCAGAGTATTGTGTGTATAGTAGGAATAATTCATGCATAAAACTTGCAGTGAGTTACCAAAAACAGGCAACTTTGGTGAAAACCTACCGCAACAACCTGGAACACAGAAGAAGATTGCAGCTGGGTTTGTTGTGCCATGACTTGATCGCAATAGGATTATTGTGCCCCATTATAGAGTATGAAGGAACGTGTAAGTCTTCTGGAATTTTGGCCCTAACCAGGATTGCCTTTTAAGCCTTCTTTAGAGTGCCTGTTTTGTGCAGCCTTTGAAGATGGGTTTCAGGAAGAAGGCTGTTTCGACAGCCCTCTGTATTCTGACCATTACATGTGAACAGTTTGTCTACCAGGAGATATAGAAAACAAGGTCATACTCATTGGGAAATCTTTTGTCAGAGGGCTGGATCCTGTCTGAATTCCGTGCATGGAAGCGCAACTTCCCCTTCCCCATTGCAGACCAAATGCCCTCAACTGAAATAACCGTGGGACGGGAGAGGTAAGGGGAGTTGAAGGGCTGCTGCATTGGGCAAAGGATCAGCAAAAAATTGCCTTCTCCCTTGCACGCACAGGTCTTTTCCATAGGATCCAGCCCAAAGTCCTCCAATTTTCATCCGACCCCTACtctaccatagagtccacacagTGGTTCTGTTTTGATATGGATTTTGCTACCAATTTAAGCAAATGTCTCACCACTACTATTATAGACCTTGTATTATTTATTAGTATGTTTATTAACTATATTAAGGACCAATAATAATTTTTTCTAATCATGTTGTAGATGGTTGGGAAACATTCACTTTATTAGTTTCTAAATACTAGGTTCCTTTGGTACTTTTGACAGATTATAGCACACTTGTAAAGCAAATTTAAGTTAAGCTTAAGTTTTCTTTGTTAACCTAAATGCTGCCTAGCTAAAACAGACAAATTCAAGTCCCACATACAGGAAGGTTTTATAGTAACTATGCTCATAATGGCTTTTATTAAAGAATGCAGGCGTTTGAGATGCCTTCCAATGCAATGCCTCTCAAGACTTAACTCAAGTTTTCTTCCTTGCAGGAATCTCCAGAAGTTAAGTCTCTTTGGTGATATAAGCATTCTACAACAACATGGAAGTATATCGAATACATACCTCAGCAAGGTGGATCCAGATGGCAAAAAGATTAAACAGTAAGTTTTCAATAAGTGgtatttaatttaaaacagtTGAACATTTTGCTTCACACAAACTAGATTGTTAATGATCTAGCTTAATAGAAGTAGAATAGAATCCACAGAATTCTGTCTTCTGTGGCCACTGTGTGGCCTGGGTTGAACAGAATTGTTTTGACAAGTACCCCTTGCATTCTTAGTTGTCACACTTTATTTTGCAAACCGTACAACTCTTTTCTTTATGCAGTTGCTCTAAAACGGGAACTGTTTGCAAGAGGTGGGAGAACAGTGTTTTGCAGGATGGGAAACATTTGTTCTAAAAGACAACTGGAGGGGGATCAAAGGCCATTTCATCAAATCCACTGCTGCAGCAAGGCAACTCATCTGTCTGTGTAGTGCATTTTTCCCCTGCTCTTACtcccaggagctcagggcagcatattgttctcccttccccattttatcctcagaagaacactgtgaaataaacaaggccgagagagagagagactgacctaAGAtcacacccagcaggcttcatggcagaatggagttttgagcctgggtctctcaTATCTTAGTCAAATACTTTGGCTGCCATACAGCACAGCCAGTTATGAGCCAGTCCAGCAGCCCCCCACTGGTAAACTATTCCACAGTGTGGGAAAAGGCAAAGGTGCTTGGAGATTTTGCCCTGATCCAAAAAGAGAGGTCCATGTCTGTGAACAGACTTTCATGGGTGTTGCCAATATATGAACAATATATGTTCATCCCTCCCTACTGAATTAGGTGGATGCATTTCATTATGCAATTAGAGGTGTGCCTCTTAAGGTCACTAACTCTGACACTTGGAGAGTTGCCTAGGAGCATAGTTGGATTAGGGTTTATGCTTTTAAACTCCAAATGAGGCCTTAATTATACGGGCACATATTTTAAATACTTGATTGCAACATACTtaatacagaatttttaaaaacattgtgcTGACACTCTTTCTGAACAAtgcctgaattttttaaaaagcccccataggagaggagagggaattcTGAGCTGCTGGGGTGGGAGAGGGAGTAGAAAGGGAAAGGAACAAACATTTTGTCTGTGAGCTTCCTTGGTTCAGGATTCAGTGCACTGTTATAATCTAGATTTTTTAGCTGCCAACTCACAAACCTGCCCAGATTTAATTCGGTGCCAAGCAATCTTATTTGGGGTGGCGATAGAACAAATTGGAAATGAGCTAGTTTGGTGTACACCAGCTTGAATATCTCTTTCTGAGTACTGGCAAGTATTCTTAATGACAGGTATGAGAAAATCTGTTAAAATTAGTAGAGGGGATTGTAGGTTGTAACATGTAAGCTCTTATAGCTCCTACTGTATTGGTTCAAAACAGAACTGCAagcttcttcacacacacacacacacacacacaaacacctgtTCTGCAGATACTAACTATTCCTGCTGTAacttggccagaaggagaccttGTTCTTCAATCATTAGTCCCCTTCGCTGCTTTAGATCTGTGGGGCTTTAAAGAGGTCCATAAGCATTAGGAGGCAGCCAGTTTTTCCATGTTGccacattcccccaccccaaggcataTTGAATCTCCACCGTACAGTTCCTCTGGCTTGGGAGAGGAAGAACTGCATGATGAAGGGAATCTGAAAAGTGAATGTACAGAATATCACCATGCCCAGCCTCCTGAATCCTGACCATAATCTTTTGAAGAGGAGGAAGCTTCAAGGATAGGTTACTATTTGAAGTCACttgcatattttaaaaggaagattTCTGTGCAGTTCATAACCTTGCACATTGTTTCCTCAGCACTGTTATGCAGGAGGCTCTGATAGTGCCTTCTTCCCCCAGACTATTAATCTGAAATTTGTAAGACAATTTGTATACCTTTTGGGTCACTTGGTGATTAATTGTCATCAATGGATAGTGTGAAAATTAGTTCACACACAAGGACAGGCATCACTCTAATTACAATGTCAAATGGTGATTTGCACATGAGAAACAGCCATCTCAGAACAAACAGCATAGATAGAGCTTTCATATCTCCAAACATTGCTCTCATGTTCAGCTTTAAGTGACGATCCCATGTGATTTACACGTATGTGTGAATCAGGCCTGACTTTTACTCTGTGTATCTCATTTAAATTATATTCCAAATCTCTGAATCAGATTGAGTATGAATGTTATTGAGTCCATAGCGCAGCAGTGATTTCTGGCAATTGAGAATAGTCGAAGGCAAGCCACTTGTTCTTGATGAAAGGGGGATTTCACCCTCCTCACTGCATCCCACCAACCTGCATGGCTATTTTTCCACCCAGCTCcgggaatcaactttcctggagttggaagggactgctgggaggaggggaaagtgaggaaCATAACATGATCATATGCAAGggtactgctggatccaacccaataatgTGTCCACTAAATTCGGTtctcgtttgtttgttttttaatggcacTGTTGAATTTGTATTTAATaggatttttgtttgtgttttattgCAGAATACAGCAGCTGTTTGAAGAAATATTGAGTAACAGTAGGCAACTAAAATGGCTGTCATGTGGGTTCATGCTGCAAATTGTAACCCCCACATCACTGTCATCTCTCTCAAATCCCATTGCCAACACCATGGAACACCTGAGTTTACTGGACAACCACATCCCTGGTAATACCACTCTTATCACTGCTGTTGAATTGGAGCGCTTTGTCGGTCTCCGCTCACTCGCCTTGGATTTCTGTGATTTTACAGCAGAAATGGCAAGAGTCTTGGCTGATAATAACCATGTGCCTTTGTATCGACTGTCTCTTCTGGTCCACAACATTTCTGTAATGCACAAGTCCTTGGAATACATGCCAGAAGATGAGGATTGGAAGGCACTGACACGCAACAGCACTAATCTTCGGGTCTATATAATGGCTTTTGATATCAAGAGTGATGATATGTTAAGGATTCTTAAGCCCAGTATCCCACTGGAGAGGATTCACTTTGACAGCTACATCACTTGTGTTTCAGGAGCGGTTGTTGATCTCATATCTAGGCAGTATGATAAGTTCCTCACTCACTTCATACTAATGAATGATGTGATAGATACTTCTGGCTTCCCAGATCTCAGCGACAACCGGACCGAAGACCCATTGGTTTTGTTGGCCTGGAGATGCACAAGGCTGTCTCTTCTGGCAGTGCACGGTAGGCAAATTATATAGGCGCACAACTTCAGCAGTTTAGAAACTAATGGGTGTGTATGTGAATACACATGTGCAAAGGTTCTTTTTCATAGGGAGGATGGAAATCAGCTATGCAGGCAGGAATTTAACTTTACACTAATCTCAAGCATGATTTGAAGTAGTCTGTGCATATATAGTCATGATTACGTTTGAAAAACCATGGTGCACAAGCACCACAGTTGCAAAAAACAGGTGTGCTTTTTGTAAGAAATCCGGATCTCCACTGTTTGAATGTCCTTACTCGTCATGCATTACTGATTCCTTGGCAGCCATATtaacccttgtgtgtgtgtttaagatcACTGGCTGATTTAACTCTTATGCAGAATACCTTGTCTAATATTTTAAATACTAGTGTACCCAAGGAGTCAAGTATTCCACTGCCTAGACatgtggggggaaagggatgGAAGCAGCCTCTTAAAATAGCAAAAAAACCTGCTTTGTGTAGCACACTTATAATTTTTATGAGCTGAGAATATAAACCAGCCAATTACTGAAGAAGGTGTTATATGGAACTATCTGTGGAGTTGGcacgggggagagggaagaaatctGCAGTAATAGCAAAACAGTAATGGCCATTTTTGTTTTTCAGGTTACACAGTTTGGGCTCACAACCTGATCGCAATTGCTCGTCTTCGTGGCTCTGATTTGAAAGTGCTTGAAGTCACAGAAGAAAGCATTGATTTTGACCAAGGTGAACTAGCTGATCAGGATGTGGATCCGGTACATAATCTCATTGAGCAGGTATCCCTTGGATTGGGTCGACCTTGGCACGCAGTCATGGACATAGAATTACTCAGTGTCTTTACTGAGCCAACTCGTCATTTTTACAGAGAAATGCAAAGCTTCAGTGAAGGCATTTAGCTCTCTTTATTTACAGTTCCTGTGGTTACATATGCAAGTAGGGTCCTATTATGTTTTCAGTAGTGTGAATTTAACCCCTCTTGTGCTGTGTTTAATCAGTATTAGCTATATAGAATTATATGTATATTCTACTTCTTGATCAAAAAACGTAGTCGGGTATTGGTATAGAAGCTGAAAGTGGCAACGCTTAGGGCTTTCACGGTTAATGgacttgtctttaaaaaaagaaaaactcagATGTGGCCGATGGTTGTCTGAGGTTGCCGGCTAACTTTCTTTTTTTGAACTGAGTAACTCTGCAACTTCACTGATTTTACCTGTTGTCGGAGTTCTTGTGCTTGGGAGCCAAAACGTTTACTATCCATAGCCCAGTGGATTTGAATGCAGTCATTGTCATGTTATCTGGTAGCATGCTACTTTAGGCTTAAAAGAAAATCAGATGACTATCCAATACCATTTACTATAAACCTTTTGCTTTAGTTTCACATACAATATCCGAAGCATGAAATATTGCCACTCTGCAATCTCTTCCTTCAATATGAAACAGTAGTTTCTAGCACTGTGTAGCTTCTTCAGATGTTTACCTAACTCTGGAGGCTATAAGTTGTAGTTCCATTGTAAATGAATTGTAGCTTCTTTTTCTCGTGGTCTGTCAGCTTCTCCGTACAAGTTAGCTTTGGGCCCAGATTTAAAAGGAAATGTTGAAGTCTGTATGCTCCGATGGGGTAAAACCATAACAAGTTAGATATAAATTTATAAGTCTACTTTGCTTGCAAACAAACATTAGTCGTGAAATCCCTAGCAACTAAGTCACTGGATTTTCTCTGTCAGCGCCTGTGTCAGCTGCCAAAGAATAGATTAAAACGAAGAAGTGCCCACATGCTGGCAGGGGCAGGCCGATTTTTGGCCAGCCAGATACTGCTAGATTGTAATATATAAGGTCGAATTTCGACCTGTGGTACACAGCTGTGCTGTGGCTCAGTCAGCAACCTCAGAACTCTTAAACATGCACCTGTTTCACTGTGAATAGTGAAtgtaaaggaaggaaaggaaaacagataCAAACCTTGTTCTATCACAGGTATGAGCTGCTATGATGCATGAAGAACATTCCATGAAGTATGTTTTAAAATCTTGTTATATCTGAGAGGCTTTAAAAGCCGATATAAACTGTTTCAGGGCAACCGCGGTACAGACGTGGTCTCTGTGAGACTTCCACCTGACCCAAGTTTTAAGTGGTACGAATGTTGTGCATTTAATGTTAAAGGACAGTCTGCAATAATAAAAGTTAAGTGGCCAACGTGGGTGCCCAGCAGTGCTGAGACCTGGCTGCCATATTGTAAGCTTTGGAAAACACAATTTATGCAACAGATGTCCAGATATGATTCTATTTATGGAAAAGTTTATATGTGTTTTACAAATGGTTTTACCATCTTATATTAAAATGACCTTTTGACAGGTGTGCGCTGTTTTGTCTCCAGTGAGCACATACCATGCGGATTTTATATGTACATCAGTAGAGTGAATCCACTGGCACAGTGTGTGTATATGCCAGATGTGGTGAGATTTTATCTTATAAATGTGATCAGACTTAAAAGTATCTCCTGACAGAAAATGTAAGGAAACCAGCTGAGTGTTTGACTTGATGACTGATGTTGTATGGTTTATGTTAAATGTATATTCTTTTAATCGATGAATAAAGCATTAAAATTGATGGCTGCAAAATATTTCATTATATCAACACAGTCATTTTGGCATCAGACAAATCATGCAAATAATTTGCAAACTTAACAGCTTGCTTTTTTTCTTAAGTGCAGTACAGTAAGCGTTGAAGTCTGAAACAATCTGCTGGTTTATTTTCTAATGCTGTATGAGCATTTTAGGAATATAACCTGAGCAAAACAATGGATTGGTTGGTATAATGTTTATTTAAACTGGCAGATCTTGAAGTATAATATAAAGCATATCCAATCCTTCCAGCAGTAATTGCTTATATCAAAACCTGATGTTCTAGGAAACTATTGATATTAATTTCCTGTCCTCTTATTAAATGGACCAAACACATAATATACCTTTGGCttgccattttatttattaatgaaTTTTACAGTGCTGCACATTTGACAGAGTTTTATGGTATATTGTAAACTGACACTAATTGTGAAATCCCTAGCAATAATTTGTGTTTAGCAAATCCCTAGCAATAATTAGCCATCGGTGGGTGGGGACACATGGTGGATGCCACAGAGAAAGCAGCCTTGGCACCAGCGGCCTTCAGGGAGTAGAAGGCCTTGCCAGCAACATCAGCAGTGGGGCCCACATCAGTGATGTCAGCAACCAGACGCAGCAGGCACCACCCCCTCTGCAATGGCAGGCAAGAGTACACCAGCACCTGCCCCTGGGATGGGGTGTGCCTGAGCCAGGGCAGGAACAGCCAACTTGACCAGCCCACCAACCAGGCAAGGGCTAGTGATGGAGGAAGCAGGTGGCCAGGCAAGGGCCAAATTACATGTTAAACTGGGAGTTCTGGGTTGAAGCTCCAAGGGGTTTTTGTTGCAGGCTCTTAATTCAGATTGGGGAGACTAAATCTAATTCTTTGCTCTTGTGCCATTTTCTGGCTTGAAATGACCCGTTGGGACTGGTATTTGATCAGTGGAGGGAGGAACAACATAAGGCAACCTGATGTTTTCCTCAAAAGACTAATAGCAATTCCACAGAGCCATTTCAGGATTAACTCATCCTCTTCCCCATGCCATGGTCCAAAACCTAATTGGGGTtcctgcaaagctgccattttagaaAGATATACACAAAGGTGCTGTAACTATGGAATTCCAACATCTTATCGggagggttgtggctcagaggagGGAATGGAGAGGAGGGCCCAGCTATATGTTGAAGGGCTTGGGAGCAGGATTGGCTAAgcaagcaggaaggagggagggcaggggaggcagAACCCCTTTTAAGGAAGATTCGGAGGCAAGCCAAGGAGAAAAGATGGGCCCTGCTCTAAGGTGGACAGTgcaggagtcctgggaagagggaggGACAAGATAATGCAGCTGTCTTCCCCTTTCCCATTCTGAGGCTTATGGAACTCTCTTTGGGGGCTGAGAGAGGAGGGCAAGCTGGCCAGGGTTGACAAGGGAGTGCCAAATCTTCTGAGCAttattccccaatgtggcacttccCTCATGTTCTGGGACAGTTGGCAAAGCAATTGCCCAGTAGGGCTTATGACTGTTagatggttcccaccttgaatACTGGAGGATGGCTAAGTGGGTCTTGGGCCAGGGATGGAAGTAGATGACCTATCCTTTCCAACAATCCCTTCTCTGCGGGCTCTACTCTCATCCCAGTATCTGGGCAACTGTAGGGAGAAAAGAGAGGGAAACCACCACCATTGCAGTCACCTGAGAAGATCAAGCTGGCCATATACCTCCCTTCTCAACAGCCAGCTTGCTCTCTTCC
This window contains:
- the FBXO33 gene encoding F-box only protein 33; its protein translation is MVRPRLPRGCWRVVGSSSSRVARGAAPPPSALSLMLLFLSQELERRRPRPGVGLRPPAAAAGPAMSSVCGGPVGAGSLPSELVVHIFSFLAAPDRLRASAACSHWRDCLFYPALWPRLRLSLRVCPAERPRLDFLMRKCGWFVRELRVQFAADNYPSGGGGGASAVCEEAAVAAVAADGEAPLCPRWLELLRTYLELVLCVLSSVRNNRNLQKLSLFGDISILQQHGSISNTYLSKVDPDGKKIKQIQQLFEEILSNSRQLKWLSCGFMLQIVTPTSLSSLSNPIANTMEHLSLLDNHIPGNTTLITAVELERFVGLRSLALDFCDFTAEMARVLADNNHVPLYRLSLLVHNISVMHKSLEYMPEDEDWKALTRNSTNLRVYIMAFDIKSDDMLRILKPSIPLERIHFDSYITCVSGAVVDLISRQYDKFLTHFILMNDVIDTSGFPDLSDNRTEDPLVLLAWRCTRLSLLAVHGYTVWAHNLIAIARLRGSDLKVLEVTEESIDFDQGELADQDVDPVHNLIEQVSLGLGRPWHAVMDIELLSVFTEPTRHFYREMQSFSEGI